From Triticum urartu cultivar G1812 chromosome 2, Tu2.1, whole genome shotgun sequence, a single genomic window includes:
- the LOC125539782 gene encoding RNA-binding protein L-like: MMQPPPPSQPQPGMGAPMPPQGAGGQPPHWGAIPPPMPHYAQPPPQQQPPPQAMWGQPPPQAAPYGQVPAPQQYYAAPQAPAAPAASDEVRTLWIGDLQYWMDENYIYSCFANTGEFQSVKLIRDKQTGQLQGYGFVEFASHAAAERVLQTFNGQMMPNVELAYRLNWASAGEKRDDTPDYTIFVGDLAADVTDYMLQETFRVHYPSVKGAKVVTDKMTMRSKGYGFVKFGDPTEQARAMTEMNGMPCSSRPMRIGPAANRKTTGVQERVPIPNTNTQGAQSDNDPNNTTIFVGGLDPNVTEDALKQVFAPYGEVVHVKIPVGKRCGFVQYANRPSAEQALQLLQGTLVGGQNVRLSWGRSPSNKQTQPQEASQWGAGAAAGAAGGYYAGYGQGYEAYGQGYAQPQDPNLYGYGAYAGYPNYQQPAAAPQPPPPQQ; encoded by the exons ATGATgcagccaccgccgccgtcgCAGCCGCAGCCGGGCATGGGCGCCCCCATGCCGCCGCAGGGCGCGGGAGGGCAGCCGCCGCACTGGGGCGCGATCCCGCCGCCGATGCCCCACTACGCGCAGCCGCCCCCGcagcagcagccgccgccgcaggccatgtggggccagccgccgccccaggccgcgcCCTACGGCCAGGTGCCCGCCCCGCAGCAGTACTACGCCGCGCCGCAggcccccgccgcccccgcggCCTCGGACGAGGTCAGGACGCTCTGGATCGGGGACCTCCAGTACTGGATGGACGAGAACTACATCTACAGCTGCTTCGCCAACACCGGGGAG TTCCAATCTGTGAAGCTTATCCGTGACAAGCAAACTGGACAGCTTCAGGGCTATGGCTTTGTCGAGTTTGCAAGCCATGCAGCCGCTGAGCGAGTTCTTCAGACATTCAATGGTCAAATGATGCCAAATGTTGAGTTGGCATACAGACTGAACTGGGCCAGTGCTGGTGAAAAGCGTGATGATACCCCGGACTATACAATCTTTGTTGGGGATTTGGCAGCTGATGTTACAGACTACATGTTACAGGAGACATTCAGGGTCCATTACCCTTCAGTGAAGGGCGCAAAGGTTGTAACTGACAAGATGACAATGCGTTCAAAAGGCTATGGGTTTGTGAAGTTTGGTGACCCTACAGAGCAAGCTCGAGCCATGACTGAAATGAATGGAATGCCCTGTTCTTCCAGACCTATGCGCATTGGTCCAGCAGCAAATAGAAAGACAACTGGGGTTCAGGAGAGAG TACCAATTCCAAATACAAATACTCAAGGAGCTCAGTCTGACAATGATCCTAACAATACCACC ATATTTGTTGGTGGCCTTGACCCCAATGTCACTGAAGATGCCTTGAAACAAGTGTTTGCTCCATATGGGGAAGTTGTCCATGTCAAGATCCCTGTTGGGAAGAGATGTGGCTTTGTTCAGTATGCTAACAG GCCTTCTGCTGAGCAAGCTCTGCAATTGCTGCAAGGGACCTTGGTTGGTGGTCAGAATGTGAGGCTTTCATGGGGACGAAGCCCTTCAAACAAACAAACTCAG CCTCAGGAAGCCAGCCAGTGGGGTGCAGgtgctgctgctggtgctgctgGTGGTTACTATGCTGGATATGGACAAGGCTACGAGGCTTATGGACAAGGGTATGCACAGCCTCAAGACCCTAACTTGTATGGTTATGGAGCCTATGCTGGTTATCCCAACTACCAACAACCAGCAGCGGCACCGCAGCCACCGCCACCGCAACAG TGA
- the LOC125539781 gene encoding uncharacterized protein LOC125539781 isoform X2: MARPKKAKAAPAPAPPAVCEALLLATVCMVGLPVEVQVRDGSAYAGVFHTASLDAGYGVVLKKARKIANGKDNANLVLGAFVDTLVVLPDDLVQVIAKDFSLATKDISKTSACDVVAASGLTQPQTSHLGDPKASRQVEKCSRLCQNSDNPTGKTAPMNSNAANVCSPIEHIVPNWNAIPTSADIGSKEGNVVNSVLATPVVASNVKTSQPINNSSIKAVMSSKTTAKESKLNPHAKVFAPSFASSRPVLAAASPVNPNYISNSVSGVPTGVPVFQTHSHQGSSSLSSKVVHYNNLAPGNFGMSPQYVQSVVGHNVGRLDPARLGTPYHPLQVGSTYISPSPQPMVDGKFSPVVYVHPVSQDAMRGTPVMSQVWPRPLLLNSHQASLQKFQGTAPFFGAPPVMATGNLPMVMPSPATLVQPFQAIHPIMVPSATSMYPGKYM; this comes from the exons ATGGCCCGCCCCAAAAAGGCCAaggcggcgccggcgccggcgccgccgGCCGTCTGCGAGGCGCTGCTGCTGGCGACCGTCTGCATGGTCGGCCTCCCCGTCGAGGTCCAGGTCCGCGACGGATCCGCCTACGCCGGCGTCTTCCACACCGCCTCCCTCGACGCCGGATACG GTGTTGTGCTAAAGAAAGCAAGGAAGATTGCAAACGGAAAGGACAATGCCAATCTAGTGCTGGGAGCTTTTGTGGACACTCTTGTTGTTCTCCCAGATGATCTTGTGCAAGTGATTGCAAAG GACTTCTCCCTTGCTACTAAAGATATTTCTAAAACTAGTGCTTGTGATGTGGTGGCAGCCAGTGGATTGACGCAGCCTCAAACTTCACATTTGGGAGACCCAAAAGCATCCAG ACAGGTTGAGAAGTGCAGCAGGCTGTGTCAGAATAGTGATAACCCCACTGGGAAAACTGCTCCAA TGAACAGTAATGCTGCAAATGTCTGCTCTCCAATTGAACATATAGTGCCAAATTGGAATGCAATTCCAACTTCTGCTGATATTGGATCAAAAGAGGGAAATGTTGTTAATTCAGTTTTAGCTACTCCTGTGGTAGCTTCAAATGTTAAAACATCTCAACCCATCAACAATTCATCTATTAAAGCTGTCATGTCAAGCAAAACCACTGCTAAG GAATCCAAACTCAATCCCCATGCTAAGGTCTTCGCTCCATCTTTTGCAAGTTCCAGACCAGTACTTGCAGCTGCATCCCCCGTTAACCCAAACTATATCTCAAACTCGGTCTCTGGAGTTCCAACTGGTGTACCTGTATTTCAAACTCACTCGCATCAAGGCAGTTCGTCTCTATCCAGCAAGGTTGTTCATTATAATAACCTGGCTCCTGGAAACTTTGGAATGTCACCTCAATATGTTCAATCA GTTGTGGGGCATAATGTCGGAAGGCTAGATCCTGCAAGACTCGGTACACCATATCACCCCTTGCAAGTGGGATCAACCTATATCAGCCCTAGTCCTCAGCCT ATGGTCGATGGGAAGTTCAGTCCTGTTGTTTATGTTCATCCAGTTTCTCAG GATGCTATGCGTGGAACACCAGTTATGTCCCAAGTATGGCCTCGCCCTTTGCTGTTGAACTCGCATCAAGCTAGCTTGCAAAAGTTTCAAG GCACTGCCCCGTTCTTTGGGGCTCCGCCAGTCATGGCAACTGGGAACCTGCCCATGGTGATGCCGAGCCCTGCAACGCTTGTGCAGCCATTCCAGGCCATTCATCCAATCATGGTTCCTTCCGCGACCAGTATGTATCCAGGCAAATACATGTAA
- the LOC125539781 gene encoding uncharacterized protein LOC125539781 isoform X1: MARPKKAKAAPAPAPPAVCEALLLATVCMVGLPVEVQVRDGSAYAGVFHTASLDAGYGVVLKKARKIANGKDNANLVLGAFVDTLVVLPDDLVQVIAKDFSLATKDISKTSACDVVAASGLTQPQTSHLGDPKASRQVEKCSRLCQNSDNPTGKTAPMNSNAANVCSPIEHIVPNWNAIPTSADIGSKEGNVVNSVLATPVVASNVKTSQPINNSSIKAVMSSKTTAKESKLNPHAKVFAPSFASSRPVLAAASPVNPNYISNSVSGVPTGVPVFQTHSHQGSSSLSSKVVHYNNLAPGNFGMSPQYVQSVVGHNVGRLDPARLGTPYHPLQVGSTYISPSPQPMVDGKFSPVVYVHPVSQDAMRGTPVMSQVWPRPLLLNSHQASLQKFQAGTAPFFGAPPVMATGNLPMVMPSPATLVQPFQAIHPIMVPSATSMYPGKYM, encoded by the exons ATGGCCCGCCCCAAAAAGGCCAaggcggcgccggcgccggcgccgccgGCCGTCTGCGAGGCGCTGCTGCTGGCGACCGTCTGCATGGTCGGCCTCCCCGTCGAGGTCCAGGTCCGCGACGGATCCGCCTACGCCGGCGTCTTCCACACCGCCTCCCTCGACGCCGGATACG GTGTTGTGCTAAAGAAAGCAAGGAAGATTGCAAACGGAAAGGACAATGCCAATCTAGTGCTGGGAGCTTTTGTGGACACTCTTGTTGTTCTCCCAGATGATCTTGTGCAAGTGATTGCAAAG GACTTCTCCCTTGCTACTAAAGATATTTCTAAAACTAGTGCTTGTGATGTGGTGGCAGCCAGTGGATTGACGCAGCCTCAAACTTCACATTTGGGAGACCCAAAAGCATCCAG ACAGGTTGAGAAGTGCAGCAGGCTGTGTCAGAATAGTGATAACCCCACTGGGAAAACTGCTCCAA TGAACAGTAATGCTGCAAATGTCTGCTCTCCAATTGAACATATAGTGCCAAATTGGAATGCAATTCCAACTTCTGCTGATATTGGATCAAAAGAGGGAAATGTTGTTAATTCAGTTTTAGCTACTCCTGTGGTAGCTTCAAATGTTAAAACATCTCAACCCATCAACAATTCATCTATTAAAGCTGTCATGTCAAGCAAAACCACTGCTAAG GAATCCAAACTCAATCCCCATGCTAAGGTCTTCGCTCCATCTTTTGCAAGTTCCAGACCAGTACTTGCAGCTGCATCCCCCGTTAACCCAAACTATATCTCAAACTCGGTCTCTGGAGTTCCAACTGGTGTACCTGTATTTCAAACTCACTCGCATCAAGGCAGTTCGTCTCTATCCAGCAAGGTTGTTCATTATAATAACCTGGCTCCTGGAAACTTTGGAATGTCACCTCAATATGTTCAATCA GTTGTGGGGCATAATGTCGGAAGGCTAGATCCTGCAAGACTCGGTACACCATATCACCCCTTGCAAGTGGGATCAACCTATATCAGCCCTAGTCCTCAGCCT ATGGTCGATGGGAAGTTCAGTCCTGTTGTTTATGTTCATCCAGTTTCTCAG GATGCTATGCGTGGAACACCAGTTATGTCCCAAGTATGGCCTCGCCCTTTGCTGTTGAACTCGCATCAAGCTAGCTTGCAAAAGTTTCAAG CAGGCACTGCCCCGTTCTTTGGGGCTCCGCCAGTCATGGCAACTGGGAACCTGCCCATGGTGATGCCGAGCCCTGCAACGCTTGTGCAGCCATTCCAGGCCATTCATCCAATCATGGTTCCTTCCGCGACCAGTATGTATCCAGGCAAATACATGTAA
- the LOC125534147 gene encoding BTB/POZ and MATH domain-containing protein 1-like produces the protein MANSSSASPEITSRCVTVREHTDTLNLEVDDYLGLVGIGVGEPLTSSVLEVGGYKWMISFYPDGVENYHGHAAAFVHCYSDSKDTDDVTAKLTLSILEKRSQVNVASFDAMKRVFSPRDYQTWGHHGFADKAKLEWLSQLGDGCFTVRCVLTVFTDTDESPPLQLPTVPSQLFSQLESMLEDGRGADVTFLVGSQEFRGHRSFLAARSPVFGAQFYGPMAEKDDMPRVKVIDVEPDIFQMMLHYIYKDSLPLPPADDEGGYSVAAMQHLMVAADIYGLERLKLMCEDELCNTMDVATVMSTYALANQHHCNRLKDACVQFIMSSKEVLAAILETNENFLMTRCRPLPLEGDHEEEDVDHSRKFKRTRTE, from the coding sequence ATGGCTAACAGCAGCTCGGCCTCACCGGAGATCACGTCGAGATGTGTCACGGTCAGGGAGCACACCGATACGCTCAATTTGGAGGTGGACGATTATCTGGGGCTCGTTGGCATCGGTGTCGGCGAGCCCCTTACTTCGTCCGTCCTCGAAGTCGGCGGCTACAAGTGGATGATCAGCTTCTACCCAGACGGAGTCGAGAACTATCATGGCCACGCCGCAGCGTTTGTGCACTGTTACAGTGACAGCAAAGACACCGACGATGTGACCGCCAAGTTGACGCTGAGCATCCTAGAGAAAAGGAGCCAGGTAAACGTAGCCAGCTTCGATGCGATGAAGCGCGTCTTCTCTCCCCGCGATTACCAGACATGGGGCCATCACGGATTCGCAGACAAGGCCAAGCTGGAATGGCTGTCGCAACTGGGGGACGGCTGCTTCACGGTACGGTGCGTCCTCACCGTCTTCACGGACACGGACGAGTCACCGCCTCTGCAGCTGCCCACAGTGCCCAGCCAACTCTTCAGCCAGCTCGAGAGCATGCTAGAGGACGGGAGAGGCGCCGACGTCACGTTCCTCGTGGGCAGCCAGGAGTTCCGCGGGCACAGGTCCTTTCTGGCCGCGCGGTCGCCGGTCTTCGGAGCTCAGTTCTATGGCCCCATGGCGGAGAAGGACGACATGCCGCGCGTCAAGGTCATCGACGTTGAGCCGGACATCTTCCAGATGATGCTTCACTACATCTACAAAGACTCGCTGCCGCTGCCACCCGCCGACGACGAAGGAGGCTACAGCGTCGCGGCGATGCAGCACCTGATGGTCGCGGCAGACATCTACGGGCTGGAGAGGCTGAAGCTCATGTGCGAAGATGAGCTGTGCAACACTATGGATGTGGCCACCGTTATGAGCACGTACGCGCTGGCGAATCAGCACCACTGTAATCGACTCAAGGATGCGTGCGTGCAATTTATTATGTCGTCAAAAGAAGTGTTGGCCGCCATCCTCGAGACCAATGAGAACTTCTTGATGACACGTTGCCGACCACTGCCATTAGAGGGGGATCATGAAGAGGAAGACGTTGATCACAGCAGGAAATTCAAAAGGACTCGTACAGAATAG